The Engystomops pustulosus chromosome 4, aEngPut4.maternal, whole genome shotgun sequence genome contains a region encoding:
- the TBK1 gene encoding serine/threonine-protein kinase TBK1 has translation MQSTANYLWLLSDILGQGATANVFRGRNKKTGDLYAVKVFNNLSFLRPADVQTREFEVLKKLNHKNIVKLFAIEEEMSSRHKVLVMEFCPCASLYSVLEEPSNAYGLPESEFLIVSRDVVAGMNHLRENGIIHRDIKPGNIMRVIGEDGQSVYKLTDFGAARELEDDEQFVSLYGTEEYLHPDMYERAVLRKEHQKKYGATVDLWSIGVTFYHAATGSLPFRPFEGPRRNKEVMYKIITGKPSGAISGVQRAENGQIEWSRDLPLSCNLSFGLQSLFTPVLANILEADQEKCWGFEQFFAVTNDIFERIVINVFSLQQMTLHKIYIHELNMPTEFHDLVYKQTKIPSQNQELLFEGRRLVLEPGRQAKHFPVTSEENPIFVITREMMMVIGLRYEEILIPKPHSHYDLDIDANMAKAVTGVVCYYCRIATSLLLTQDLTRKGISWLIEVMKDEYNETVHKNTEVTLKFNFCNRTIEKDLKTYEHVMQMSMESDIYEIHSKLLRLSSSQQNLETSLREIKNELSLGGALTDSWTMVEGTHPSDRNVEKMLVLLNLITEISCQFKKDKAQRRLPYNEEQIHKFDKQKLYIHATKAYSLFKDECVNKYESFRSKVLEWMRKMMLLRKQLFSLKSQCFDIAEEVSKCQHYINEYQENMPQKMFANPGGIKPTVNPIYTSPNTLVEMTLGMRKLKEEMEGVVKELAENNHILERFGALTMDGGFRNVDCI, from the exons ATGCAGAGCACGGCAAACTATCTATGGCTGCTATCTGATATATTGGGGCAAGGAGCCACAGCCAATGTGTTTCGTGGTCGCAATAAG AAAACAGGAGACTTGTACGCTGTAAAAGTGTTCAACAATCTAAGCTTCCTTCGTCCTGCGGATGTTCAAACAAGGGAGTTTGAGGTGCTAAAAAAGCTCAACCATAAGAACATTGTCAAACTCTTTGCCATTGAGGAAGAG ATGTCAAGTCGTCATAAAGTTCTGGTTATGGAGTTTTGCCCATGTGCAAGCTTGTACTCTGTGCTTGAAGAACCTTCAAACGCTTATGGATTGCCAGAGTCAGAGTTTCTTATTGTTTCTAGAGATGTTG TGGCAGGAATGAACCACCTTAGAGAAAATGGAATAATACACAGAGATATCAAGCCTGGGAATATAATGCGTGTAATTGGTGAAGATGGGCAGTCCGTCTATAAATTAACTGACTTTGGTGCAGCCAGGGAGTTGGAGGACGATGAGCAGTTTGTCTCTCTCTATGGCACTGAAGAATATCTG cacccAGACATGTATGAGCGTGCAGTGCTTCGAAAAGAACACCAGAAGAAGTATGGAGCCACTGTGGATTTGTGGAGTATTGGAGTGACATTCTACCATGCAGCGACTGGAAGTCTTCCTTTCAGACCTTTTGAAGGCCCTCGCCGTAACAAAGAAGTCAT GTACAAAATTATTACTGGGAAGCCATCTGGGGCAATCTCAGGTGTTCAAAGAGCTGAAAATGGTCAAATAGAGTGGAGCCGGGATTTGCCTCTTAGCTGTAATTTGTCCTT TGGGTTACAGTCCCTTTTTACACCAGTCCTGGCGAATATTTTAgaagctgatcaggagaaatgTTGGGGTTTTGAGCAGTTCTTTGCTGTGACTAATGATATATTTGAGCGGATAGTAATCAATGTCTTTTCTCTTCAACAAATGACCTTACACAAGATATACATTCATGAGCTTAATAT GCCTACAGAGTTTCATGATTTGGTGTACAAACAGACAAAAATCCCATCTCAGAACCAAGAGCTGCTCTTTGAAGGTAGAAGACTAGTTTTAGAGCCGGGGAGACAAGCAAAGCATTTCCCTGTAACTTCAGAAGAAAATCCAATCTTTGTGATCACCAGGGAGATGATGATGGTCATTGGTCTACGATATGAGGAAA TATTGATTCCTAAACCTCATTCACATTATGATTTGGACATTGATGCCAACATGGCAAAG GCAGTAACTGGAGTTGTCTGTTATTACTGTCGAATTGCCACCTCTTTGTTACTGACACAAGATCTCACAAGGAAAGGCATATCTTGGCTCAT TGAAGTAATGAAGGATGAGTATAATGAGACTGTTCACAAGAACACAGAAGTCACATTGAAGTTTAACTTCTGCAACAGAACCATTGAAAAAGATCTCAAGAC ATATGAACATGTGATGCAGATGAGCATGGAGTCGGATATTTATGAGATACATTCCAAACTGCTACgg CTTTCTAGCTCTCAGCAGAATCTGGAAACATCACTGCGGGAAATTAAGAATGAACTGTCTCTTGGGGGTGCTCTCACAGACTCCTGGACCATGGTTGAAGGCACACATCCCAGTGACAGAAA TGTGGAAAAGATGCTAGTGTTGCTAAACTTGATAACTGAAATCAGCTGCCAGTTCAAGAAGGATAAAGCACAGCGTA GGcttccatacaatgaggaacaaatCCACAAGTTTGATAA GCAGAAACTCTACATTCATGCAACGAAAGCCTACTCGCTGTTCAAAGATGAATGTGTGAACAAGTATGAAAGCTTCCGTAGTAAAGTGCTGGAATGGATGCG AAAGATGATGCTCTTAAGGAAGCAGCTGTTCAGTCTCAAAAGCCAGTGCTTTGACATTGCAGAAGAAGTGTCAAAGTGTCAGCATTACATTAATGAG TATCAAGAAAATATGCCTCAAAAAATGTTTGCTAATCCTGGTGGGATAAAGCCAACAGTAAATCCAATCTACACAAGCCCTAACACCTTAGTGGAAATGACTCTTGG AATGCGAAAATTAAAAGAAGAGATGGAAGGAGTTGTTAAAGAGTTGGCTGAAAATAACCACATCTTGGAAAG ATTTGGGGCACTGACTATGGATGGTGGTTTTCGAAATGTGGACTGCATATAA